TAGAGGCTGCCTCAAGCGGCCGCGGCCACCCGGAAAAGGTGCGCAGCGTGCCCGTCCAGGCGAACGAAGAGCCCGTTCGCCTCGAGGTCGCCGCGTTCGCGCTCGTAGTACCGGTCGTCCAGCGCATCGACGAAGTGGAAGCGCGCGCCGGCGGGAAGCTGGGCGCCAACCGGCAGGCGCCCCTGCGCCGCCGCGGCCGACATGTTGACGACGACCAGTGCGTATCCGTCGTCAAGGCGCCAGCTCCAGGCGAGAAGCTGCTCGTGGCTGCGGTCGCTGTCGGGCGCGGCGTGCACGAGCGACCAGGTCCCGGCATGAAACAGCGCATCGTCGGTCGCGTGCAGCACGCGTTCGTAGACCGCACGCAGCGCGAGATCGGCCGACTCGGCGCGCGCCGCATTGAGCGGCATGGGCAGATGCACCGAGCGGCCTTCGAACTGGCCCTGGTGGAAAAAGCGCAGCCCCGGCAGCGTGGCGATGAGCGCCGCCAGGCCGGGAAGGCGCGCACGTCCATAGGCTTCCGCCGCGCGGTGTTCGTCGTGGTTTTCCAGGAAGCGCGCGAGCTTCGATTGGTAGGCGATGTCCGCCGAAAGGTGGGCGCGAAGCTCGTGCGCATTTCCGGCACGCAGCCGGTCGTACAGGCGCTTGTCGTAGGTGAAGTCGAAACCCAGGTCCTGGAGCGTGCCTTCCATGTCCCAGTACACCTCGGCCATCCACAGGAAGTCCTGCGGCAGGGCGGCGATCGCGGCTGGCCAGAACTCGTCCGCCGGCGGTGGGCCACTGAGCAGCCGACCCCAGGTGCGCGCGAACACGTCGTTCAGCACCAGCATCGCCATGTCGCAGCGCACCCCGTCGCAATGCCGGGCCACGGAGCGCAGCACCTCCAGCATCGCCGCGCGCGCTGCCGGTTCGAAGTAGTTCACCTGGGCCGTATCGGTCCACGGCGCGAAGTAGGGATCGCGCCCGCGGGCGACGAAGTACGGCGAGCGCCCGGCCGGCTCCACGAGGATGAATGACGCGGGATTGCGCTGGTAGTCGGCCTGGCTGCCGCCGACGAAATACTCCGGATGGGAGTCGATCCAAGGATGGTCCGGGCCGAGGTGGTTGGGTACGAAATCGAGGATGAGTCGCATGCCACGGGCGTTGAGCTTCGCGCGAACCGCGTCCAGGGCTGCCCAGTCGCCGATGCGCGGGTCCGGGGCGTACTCCGTGATCGAGAAAGGCGAGCCGACCACCGCCTCGAGCGTCCATCCGGGAAATGCGCGGTCGAAGTGGCGAAAGTTCGCCGCGTCGGTACGGAAATGGCGCCGTCCGGCGATGCTTCGCTTCCATACGCCGAGCAGGTACACGAAATCGAAGCCGAGCCCCGCCAGGTGATCCCATTCGGCGTCAGGTACGTCAGCGAGCGTGAACGGGCGACCGGCTGCCGCGCCGAGCTCTTCGAGCCACGCCCAGGTGTTGATCTGGTACAGGTGCGGATGAAGTCGCCACGGCTTGGGGCGGGTCGGGGACATCGCGCTCGCGCTCCTTGTCCGGTTGTATTTCCGAGAGTTGCGGTCGACACGCTATCATGCGTGCCACAACAGGCCCCAAAGGAGAGCGATGGCATCCCGTGAAAAGCAGCGGTTGGAAGAAATGCGCGGCGG
The genomic region above belongs to Acidobacteriota bacterium and contains:
- a CDS encoding alpha-amylase — translated: MSPTRPKPWRLHPHLYQINTWAWLEELGAAAGRPFTLADVPDAEWDHLAGLGFDFVYLLGVWKRSIAGRRHFRTDAANFRHFDRAFPGWTLEAVVGSPFSITEYAPDPRIGDWAALDAVRAKLNARGMRLILDFVPNHLGPDHPWIDSHPEYFVGGSQADYQRNPASFILVEPAGRSPYFVARGRDPYFAPWTDTAQVNYFEPAARAAMLEVLRSVARHCDGVRCDMAMLVLNDVFARTWGRLLSGPPPADEFWPAAIAALPQDFLWMAEVYWDMEGTLQDLGFDFTYDKRLYDRLRAGNAHELRAHLSADIAYQSKLARFLENHDEHRAAEAYGRARLPGLAALIATLPGLRFFHQGQFEGRSVHLPMPLNAARAESADLALRAVYERVLHATDDALFHAGTWSLVHAAPDSDRSHEQLLAWSWRLDDGYALVVVNMSAAAAQGRLPVGAQLPAGARFHFVDALDDRYYERERGDLEANGLFVRLDGHAAHLFRVAAAA